In the Mytilus galloprovincialis chromosome 10, xbMytGall1.hap1.1, whole genome shotgun sequence genome, one interval contains:
- the LOC143048179 gene encoding uncharacterized protein LOC143048179, translated as MPNVRRTVDLLGGCCSFDLCNKYKEPDNVSMPTVLTVQPTSKDKGVSQGCHEIDTEACRFLSQNKGCDKQCVSSLCPQTCGQCSFTCYDCSLVNQPHNCSSKVQCNKHTEVCVAAETHVSGFQSGYKLGCIEKQTCSNLLSRDIDGTCCNTSFCNAFYLPKQTIAQVKNLGLPSDCQPNILKAGDCPIGFAKSADTCYFVGRWKKTRTAAKHECESMCSRLAIISSEKENHDVSSFLANVQHTFGYKEEPFYWMDAYRFRSRFNKPWRWNSTGLIINSHAYTHWNPNSHPNIASDGEHCANIGQRNVYGHLHGNGNYYWDHRSCAEHYPALCEYPLGSQP; from the exons ATGCCAAACGTAAGGCGAACCGTTGATTTGTTGGGTGGATGCTGTAGTTTTGATTTGTGCAATAAATACAAAGAGCCAGACAATGTTTCAATGCCTACAGTTCTAACTG TTCAACCAACGTCCAAAGATAAAGGTGTCAGCCAAGGATGTCACGAAATAGACACAGAAGCATGTAGATTTTTGTCACAGAACAAGGGATGTGATAAACAATGTGTTTCTTCGCTTTGTCCACAAACCTGCGGACAATGCT CTTTCACATGTTATGATTGTTCCCTTGTGAACCAACCACATAACTGTTCCAGTAAGGTTCAGTGTAATAAACATACG GAGGTTTGTGTAGCAGCAGAAACTCATGTGTCTGGTTTTCAGAGTGGATATAAATTAGGATGTATTGAAAAGCAG ACGTGTAGCAATCTGTTATCCAGAGATATAGATGGGACATGTTGTAACACTAGTTTCTGTAATGCATTTTATCTTCCAAAGCAGACCATTGCACAAGTAAAAAATCTCGGACTTCCTTCAG ATTGTCAACCTAACATATTAAAGGCTGGTGACTGTCCTATTGGTTTTGCAAAAAGTGCAGACACTTGCTATTTTGTTGGTCGATGGAAGAAAACAAGAACAGCTGCAAAG caTGAATGTGAAAGTATGTGCAGTAGATTAGCAATCATAAGTAGCGAGAAAGAAAATCATGATGTGTCCTCCTTTCTCGCTAATGTACAACACACATTTGGATATAAGGAAG AGCCATTCTATTGGATGGACGCATATCGTTTTCGGAGCAGGTTCAATAAACCATGGAGATGGAACAGCACAGGTCTAATTATCAATTCCCACGCTTACACTCATTGGAATCCTAATTCACATCCTAACATAGCGTCAGATGGTGAACATTGCGCTAACATAGGACAACGCAATGTTTATGGTCATCTTCATGGTAATGGTAATTACTACTGGGATCATCGCAGCTGCGCAGAGCACTACCCAGCTTTGTGCGAATATCCATTAGGCAGTCAACCATGA